One genomic segment of Flavobacteriaceae bacterium includes these proteins:
- the bglX gene encoding beta-glucosidase BglX — MKKSNLLPLTFLILLFVVSCATKIDPETYKNPNAPVEDRVNSLLSVMTLEEKVGQMNQYNGFWDLTGPAPGSGDAAKKYEHLKKGRVGSMLNVRGVQNVRKVQKIAVEESGLGIPLIIGFDVIHGYKTQSPIPLAESASWDLEAIKRSARMAAVEASAAGINWTFAPMIDISRDARWGRVMEGAGEDTYLGSKIAAARVRGFQGSDLSRHNTIAACAKHFAAYGFAASGKDYNTADIGTSTLYNTVFPPFQAAVKADVKTVMNSFNEINGIPATGDSFLQRDILKGKWGFEGFVISDWGSLAEMIAHGYAEDKEHAAELAAKAGSDMDMESYAYVNHLAGLVKEGKVKEPLIDDAVKRILKVKFELGLFEDPYKYCDEAREKEVIGSKQIHDAALDMAKKSIVLLKNEGNILPLKKNGQKIALIGALASDKNSPLGNWRLAAKDDSAVSVLEGMQSYKGNTLLYAEGAKVSVGTTNFFTEVTINTTDTSGFKKAISVAKKADVVVMVLGEVGFQSGEGRSRANLGLPGVQQKLLEVVYKANKNIVLVLNNGRPLAINWADENIPAILEAWQLGSQSGNAIAQVLYGDYNPSGKLPMSFPRDVGQMPLYYNYKNTGRPGPKKEVFWTHYQDMENTPLYPFGYGLSYTSFEYSNISVQNNYTSDKTVKITVDIKNTGKTDGKEVAQLYIRDLFASVTRPVRELKGFELIPLKTGETKKISFTLTDEELGFYDNEGVFLVEPGTFKVFVGGSSYASLTSEFELE; from the coding sequence ATGAAAAAAAGTAATTTACTACCCCTAACTTTCCTTATATTACTATTTGTAGTTTCATGCGCTACGAAGATAGACCCGGAAACATACAAAAACCCAAACGCTCCTGTTGAAGATCGGGTAAATTCACTCCTGTCTGTAATGACATTAGAAGAAAAAGTGGGGCAAATGAACCAATACAATGGTTTTTGGGATTTAACAGGCCCGGCTCCCGGTAGTGGTGATGCAGCTAAAAAATATGAGCACCTGAAAAAAGGCCGGGTAGGATCAATGCTAAATGTAAGAGGGGTTCAAAATGTAAGAAAAGTACAAAAGATCGCGGTCGAAGAATCCGGGTTAGGCATTCCTTTGATCATAGGCTTTGATGTAATTCACGGGTATAAAACACAATCACCCATACCCTTGGCAGAATCTGCCAGTTGGGATTTGGAAGCTATTAAGAGATCTGCCAGGATGGCTGCTGTGGAGGCCTCTGCAGCAGGAATTAACTGGACATTTGCACCTATGATCGATATTTCCAGAGATGCCCGATGGGGGAGAGTCATGGAAGGAGCAGGGGAAGACACCTATTTGGGAAGTAAAATAGCTGCGGCCAGAGTACGAGGATTTCAGGGCAGTGACCTGAGTCGGCATAATACTATTGCAGCTTGTGCAAAACATTTTGCAGCATACGGCTTTGCAGCATCAGGAAAAGATTATAATACTGCAGATATAGGAACTTCCACGCTGTACAACACTGTTTTCCCTCCGTTTCAGGCGGCTGTAAAGGCAGACGTAAAAACAGTTATGAACTCTTTTAATGAGATAAATGGAATTCCGGCTACCGGTGATTCGTTCCTGCAAAGAGATATTCTGAAAGGCAAATGGGGATTTGAAGGATTTGTTATTTCAGACTGGGGATCCTTGGCGGAAATGATAGCACATGGATATGCGGAAGACAAAGAACACGCTGCGGAACTGGCTGCTAAAGCAGGATCTGATATGGATATGGAATCTTATGCTTATGTAAATCATTTGGCAGGCCTTGTAAAAGAAGGAAAAGTAAAAGAACCTCTAATAGATGATGCAGTAAAAAGGATTTTGAAGGTTAAATTTGAATTAGGGCTTTTTGAAGACCCTTATAAGTACTGTGATGAAGCCAGGGAAAAGGAAGTTATCGGTAGTAAGCAAATACATGATGCTGCTTTGGATATGGCAAAAAAATCGATTGTTTTGCTTAAAAATGAAGGAAATATATTACCACTTAAAAAGAACGGACAGAAAATTGCACTTATAGGTGCGCTAGCTTCAGATAAGAACAGCCCTTTAGGAAATTGGCGATTGGCTGCAAAAGATGATTCTGCCGTTTCTGTCTTGGAAGGAATGCAATCCTATAAAGGAAATACTTTACTATATGCAGAAGGCGCTAAAGTATCTGTCGGTACTACCAATTTTTTTACTGAAGTAACCATTAATACTACAGATACATCCGGATTTAAAAAGGCTATTTCTGTCGCTAAAAAAGCGGACGTAGTAGTGATGGTTTTAGGAGAAGTAGGTTTCCAGAGCGGAGAAGGAAGAAGCAGAGCCAATTTAGGATTACCAGGTGTTCAGCAAAAATTATTGGAAGTGGTTTATAAGGCAAATAAAAACATCGTGTTAGTATTAAATAACGGAAGACCTTTGGCAATTAATTGGGCAGATGAAAATATTCCTGCTATTCTGGAAGCCTGGCAATTAGGTTCGCAAAGCGGTAATGCTATAGCTCAGGTACTATATGGCGACTATAACCCCAGTGGTAAATTGCCCATGAGTTTTCCAAGAGATGTAGGCCAGATGCCTCTTTATTATAATTATAAAAATACCGGAAGACCGGGACCTAAAAAAGAAGTTTTCTGGACACATTATCAAGATATGGAGAACACTCCTCTGTATCCTTTTGGATATGGCTTGAGTTATACTTCTTTTGAATATTCGAATATCAGTGTACAAAATAATTACACCTCTGATAAGACTGTTAAAATAACAGTTGATATAAAAAATACCGGTAAAACGGATGGTAAAGAGGTAGCTCAATTATATATTCGGGATCTTTTTGCAAGTGTTACAAGGCCGGTAAGAGAATTAAAAGGATTTGAGTTAATCCCTTTAAAAACAGGTGAAACAAAAAAAATCTCTTTTACCTTAACAGATGAAGAGCTTGGTTTTTATGATAATGAAGGTGTGTTTTTAGTAGAACCGGGAACATTTAAAGTATTTGTCGGAGGCAGCTCCTATGCAAGTTTAACATCTGAATTTGAATTAGAATGA
- a CDS encoding family 16 glycosylhydrolase: protein MKKLTSFITILLPFIISCSEKEVIFEDHFSSQTLDESSWNYDIGDGCPNLCGWGNNERQLYTKENVSVKNGNLVITATKKDTAYYSGKIHTKQKVAFQYGIVEVRAKLPLGSGLWPAIWMLGNDIDENGWPNCGEIDIMEYVGKEPHTLYTSLHTPDSFGNTINSKKTIKENLEEGFHIYKTNWTKDEISFYLDDELVYTFSPEIKNIKNWPFNKPFYIVLNLAVGGNFGGPEVDDSIFPQKFIIDYVKVYKN from the coding sequence ATGAAAAAATTAACTTCATTTATTACTATACTATTACCTTTCATTATTTCATGTAGTGAAAAAGAAGTAATTTTTGAAGATCATTTTTCTTCTCAAACTTTAGATGAATCTTCTTGGAACTACGATATAGGAGACGGCTGTCCAAATCTTTGTGGTTGGGGAAACAACGAACGTCAGTTATATACCAAAGAGAATGTATCAGTAAAAAATGGAAATTTGGTGATTACTGCAACTAAAAAAGATACAGCGTATTATTCAGGAAAGATTCACACAAAACAAAAAGTAGCATTTCAATATGGTATCGTAGAAGTAAGAGCAAAACTTCCCTTGGGAAGCGGTTTATGGCCGGCAATTTGGATGCTTGGAAACGATATTGATGAGAACGGGTGGCCAAATTGCGGAGAAATTGATATTATGGAATACGTAGGTAAAGAGCCACATACCTTATATACTTCCTTACATACTCCGGATAGCTTTGGAAATACGATTAACTCCAAAAAGACAATAAAAGAAAATTTAGAAGAAGGATTTCACATATATAAAACAAATTGGACAAAAGATGAAATCTCATTTTACTTGGATGACGAGCTAGTATATACCTTTTCTCCTGAAATAAAGAATATCAAAAATTGGCCTTTTAACAAACCTTTCTATATAGTTCTTAATTTAGCTGTTGGAGGGAATTTTGGAGGCCCGGAGGTAGATGATTCTATTTTTCCTCAAAAATTTATAATTGATTATGTAAAAGTGTATAAAAATTAA